From the genome of Terriglobia bacterium, one region includes:
- a CDS encoding M48 family metalloprotease → MNFFTLDREREMGKQLSRAAETTMKLFNDSEVYEYVNRITQNIALNSDLKVPLVLKIVNDDQVNAFSLPGGYVYVTTGLLNEADNEAQIAGVIGHEVAHIAARHGTRTVSKATFWASILRTAAVMSPGGAVAEFPKIVGADFSANLLFARMQRGAEDEADLLAVEYAYAAGYDPAEYVVLFEKVKALQKSKPSVVTKMFESHPATESRIRKVQRVIEDYLPARDQYLVTSSSFEEMQARMRAILDGRILAAEQPQKRPVLKKRSKWDPPE, encoded by the coding sequence ATGAACTTCTTTACGCTCGATCGCGAGCGCGAGATGGGCAAGCAGTTGTCGCGCGCGGCGGAAACGACGATGAAGCTGTTCAACGATTCCGAGGTTTACGAGTACGTGAACCGCATTACGCAAAACATTGCGTTGAACTCAGACCTCAAGGTGCCGCTGGTGCTGAAGATCGTGAATGACGACCAGGTGAATGCTTTTTCATTACCTGGGGGATACGTGTATGTCACAACCGGCTTGTTGAACGAAGCCGATAACGAAGCTCAGATCGCGGGTGTAATCGGTCACGAGGTAGCACACATCGCAGCCCGTCACGGAACGCGGACGGTTAGCAAGGCGACCTTTTGGGCGAGCATTCTGCGCACGGCCGCGGTCATGAGCCCCGGGGGTGCCGTGGCGGAGTTCCCCAAGATTGTTGGCGCCGATTTCAGCGCGAATTTGCTGTTTGCAAGAATGCAGCGCGGCGCGGAGGACGAGGCCGATCTGCTGGCGGTCGAATATGCCTATGCGGCGGGCTACGATCCCGCGGAGTACGTCGTCCTTTTCGAGAAAGTGAAGGCACTGCAGAAGTCGAAGCCTTCGGTGGTCACCAAGATGTTCGAGTCGCACCCGGCAACGGAGTCGCGTATCAGGAAAGTGCAACGCGTGATCGAGGACTATCTGCCGGCCCGCGATCAATACCTAGTCACGAGCAGTTCCTTCGAAGAAATGCAGGCCCGCATGAGGGCGATTCTCGACGGCAGGATACTCGCCGCGGAGCAACCGCAAAAGCGCCCTGTGCTGAAGAAACGGAGCAAGTGGGATCCCCCGGAGTAG
- a CDS encoding M48 family metalloprotease: MLILFAILFVPFASAQDIAPPPESDLPFIDLSELQITVPPADVFLPDVFPPSSPARVLKKPPSKYDLATIGHRGIGSGMNFYSLEKERNLGKQLSAMADQQMVLLEDPVVNEYVNRISQNIALNSDAKVPLTVKIVKQDEVNAFSLPGGYLYVTTGLLNEADSEAQIAGVIAHEVAHIAARHGTRSVSKGILWTIVLRGAAVAVPGGRAAQIGSIIGADLGSIMIFAKMERGAEEEADLLAAEYAYAAGYDPSEYVSFFEHIKVLRKKRLSALGKIFASHPPTESRIAHVQKVIDDYFPDRDQYLVSTSSFEEVQARMNRLLDRKLAKHEESNDRPALKKADRN, encoded by the coding sequence TTGCTGATCCTATTCGCGATCCTGTTCGTACCTTTTGCTTCTGCGCAGGATATCGCTCCTCCTCCCGAGAGCGACCTCCCATTCATAGATCTTTCTGAACTCCAGATTACAGTCCCGCCTGCGGACGTTTTTCTCCCCGATGTTTTTCCGCCGTCGAGTCCGGCGAGAGTTCTCAAGAAGCCGCCATCGAAGTACGATCTTGCAACCATCGGACATCGCGGCATCGGCAGCGGAATGAATTTTTACTCTCTTGAAAAAGAGAGAAATCTCGGAAAACAGCTCTCCGCGATGGCAGATCAGCAAATGGTGCTCCTGGAAGATCCCGTAGTGAATGAATACGTGAACCGGATCAGCCAGAACATTGCGTTGAACTCGGATGCCAAGGTCCCATTGACGGTGAAGATCGTCAAGCAAGACGAAGTGAATGCTTTCTCCTTGCCGGGTGGATATCTGTACGTTACAACGGGGTTGCTGAACGAAGCCGATAGCGAAGCGCAGATTGCCGGCGTGATCGCTCACGAGGTCGCGCACATTGCCGCGCGTCACGGAACCCGAAGCGTCAGCAAAGGTATTCTCTGGACCATTGTTCTGCGGGGTGCCGCGGTTGCCGTGCCCGGAGGTCGTGCGGCCCAGATTGGCTCGATCATTGGCGCGGATCTCGGATCCATTATGATCTTCGCCAAGATGGAACGTGGTGCCGAAGAGGAGGCTGATCTACTCGCGGCGGAATACGCTTATGCCGCCGGATACGATCCGAGCGAGTACGTAAGTTTCTTCGAGCACATCAAGGTTCTGCGGAAGAAGAGACTGTCGGCCCTCGGCAAGATATTCGCCTCGCATCCGCCCACCGAGTCGCGAATCGCCCACGTGCAGAAGGTCATTGATGATTACTTCCCCGACCGTGACCAGTACCTGGTCTCGACCAGTTCATTCGAGGAGGTGCAGGCGCGCATGAACCGGTTGCTCGACAGGAAATTGGCGAAGCACGAAGAATCGAACGATAGGCCCGCACTGAAGAAGGCAGATAGGAACTGA
- a CDS encoding ATP-binding protein: MTNNSPGSGAAADSSHTHEVMFHHDKLKMKLDVLMPADEGLIASTAKRIMEVVAEIECSQGKEFEIETALLEALANAVRHGAKGDATKKVECVVACEEPLGMLIIVRDPGEGFDPKSVPNPTEGDAIFNDHGRGIYMINQLMDEVKFEKNGTEIHMRKF; the protein is encoded by the coding sequence GTGACGAACAATAGTCCCGGATCGGGGGCCGCTGCCGACAGCAGCCATACCCACGAAGTAATGTTCCACCACGACAAGCTGAAGATGAAGCTGGATGTATTGATGCCGGCGGATGAAGGTCTGATTGCGTCCACGGCAAAGCGGATTATGGAAGTTGTCGCCGAGATCGAGTGCTCGCAAGGCAAGGAGTTTGAAATCGAGACGGCGCTTCTGGAGGCATTGGCCAACGCGGTCCGGCACGGTGCCAAGGGCGATGCGACCAAGAAAGTGGAGTGCGTTGTCGCCTGCGAAGAGCCACTGGGAATGTTGATCATCGTGCGCGATCCCGGCGAGGGTTTCGATCCAAAGTCGGTGCCTAATCCCACAGAAGGAGACGCCATCTTTAATGATCACGGCCGCGGGATCTACATGATTAATCAACTTATGGACGAGGTGAAGTTTGAGAAGAACGGAACCGAGATCCACATGCGAAAGTTCTGA
- the coaBC gene encoding bifunctional phosphopantothenoylcysteine decarboxylase/phosphopantothenate--cysteine ligase CoaBC, translating into MKIALGVSGGIAAYKAAEVMRQLQDRGIQVQVVMTRAAQEFVRPLTFAALSGEKVITDMFGEGHAEPNVESAVEHIAIAQSIDALLVVPATADLLAKFANGIANDFLTTLYLATKAPVIVAPAMNVNMWEHEATRKNLETLRQRGVKIVEPGSGYLACGMVGAGRLAEPETIVEATLETLGVSQDLKGETVLVTAGPTYEPIDPVRFLGNRSSGKMGYAIAEAAIRRGAKVILVSGPAALQPPSAAEFVPVETAQQMRDAVMVRFPDATIVIKAAAVGDYRVREASSHKIKREKAVSLELEPNPDILAELGAARFDKHILIGFAAETENGLENARKKLAKKRVDAIVLNDVSNSAIGFNSDRNAVTIVTADQTIELPEAPKLEIARHILDVAVTLRKKQPLTVSS; encoded by the coding sequence ATGAAAATCGCACTCGGCGTCAGCGGCGGCATTGCAGCCTACAAGGCGGCGGAAGTCATGCGCCAGTTACAGGATCGCGGCATCCAGGTGCAGGTCGTAATGACCCGCGCCGCTCAGGAGTTCGTTCGCCCGCTAACCTTCGCGGCTCTCTCCGGCGAAAAAGTCATCACCGACATGTTCGGCGAGGGCCACGCCGAGCCCAACGTCGAATCCGCCGTAGAGCACATCGCCATCGCTCAGTCCATCGACGCCCTGCTCGTAGTTCCTGCGACGGCTGATTTGCTCGCGAAGTTCGCCAACGGAATCGCCAACGATTTCCTGACGACTCTCTATCTCGCGACAAAGGCTCCGGTAATCGTCGCTCCGGCAATGAACGTCAACATGTGGGAGCACGAAGCCACGCGCAAGAACCTCGAAACCCTGCGTCAGCGCGGCGTGAAGATCGTCGAGCCCGGCAGCGGCTATCTCGCCTGCGGCATGGTCGGCGCCGGCCGCCTGGCCGAGCCCGAAACCATCGTCGAAGCTACGCTCGAAACCCTCGGCGTCTCGCAGGACCTGAAGGGCGAGACCGTCTTGGTGACTGCCGGTCCAACCTACGAGCCGATCGATCCCGTGCGCTTCCTCGGCAACCGTTCCAGCGGCAAGATGGGCTACGCCATCGCCGAAGCCGCCATCCGCCGCGGCGCCAAGGTAATTCTCGTCAGCGGCCCCGCAGCCCTGCAACCACCCTCGGCCGCCGAATTCGTCCCCGTCGAAACCGCGCAGCAGATGCGCGATGCCGTAATGGTTCGCTTCCCCGATGCAACTATCGTTATCAAGGCCGCCGCTGTAGGAGATTACCGCGTGCGCGAAGCCTCCTCGCATAAGATCAAGCGCGAAAAAGCAGTTTCGCTGGAACTCGAACCGAACCCCGACATCCTCGCCGAGTTAGGTGCCGCCCGCTTCGACAAGCACATCCTGATCGGCTTCGCCGCCGAAACCGAAAACGGCCTCGAAAACGCCCGCAAAAAGCTGGCAAAAAAGCGCGTCGACGCCATCGTCCTCAACGACGTCTCAAACTCCGCGATCGGCTTCAACTCCGACCGCAACGCCGTAACCATCGTCACCGCCGACCAGACGATCGAACTCCCCGAAGCCCCAAAGCTCGAAATCGCCCGGCATATTCTCGACGTAGCCGTAACACTTCGTAAAAAGCAGCCGCTCACGGTGTCATCCTAG
- a CDS encoding M20/M25/M40 family metallo-hydrolase: MYDEIRNEGLAHSHVMEYASALMDGIGPRLTGSPNMMKANEWTRDQLTAMGCSNAHLEDWGDFGMGWQQLNTWVRMTSPDTAVFIAQAAPWSPATNGPIHGDAVWMDVKSEKDFDNYRGKLAGKIVFLGPMRDVKPVDKPLFRRYDDKDLSDLENYPTERPRDLRERIAPFLKRLELMQKLNDFLASEHVAAVVVPSRDGANSGGSGGTIFDDSGAALGWFVYKREDAMKVPVVVTAIENYGRVYRLLQEHVPVTMEMDVQTKFTGDHQHGFDTIAEIPGTDPNLKDQVVMVGGHLDSWASGTGATDNGAGSVVAMEVMRILNALHVKPRRTIRIGLWSGEEEGIFGSEGYVKQHFGYAPRSTAPDQMALPEFIRDYAGPLQLKPEQKLVSGYFNIDNGTGKIRGVYLQGNAAVAPIFRQWIEPLKDLGVTTLTMRNTGGTDHLSFDAVGIPGFQFIQDPMDYDSRTHHSNMDTYERLQPADLAQIATVEAIFVYNTAMRDQMLPRKPLPHPELEREKMAPLKKVMPGAPEGGVNEVHQSQPQP, from the coding sequence ATGTATGACGAGATCCGCAACGAAGGTCTCGCGCACTCGCACGTGATGGAGTATGCCTCGGCGCTGATGGACGGCATCGGACCGCGCCTCACCGGCTCGCCCAACATGATGAAGGCCAACGAGTGGACGCGCGATCAACTCACCGCCATGGGCTGCTCCAACGCTCACCTCGAGGACTGGGGCGACTTCGGCATGGGCTGGCAGCAGCTCAATACTTGGGTGCGCATGACCTCACCCGATACCGCGGTGTTCATCGCGCAGGCCGCACCCTGGTCTCCGGCCACCAATGGCCCCATCCACGGCGATGCCGTCTGGATGGACGTTAAGTCGGAGAAGGACTTCGACAATTACAGGGGCAAACTCGCCGGCAAGATCGTCTTCCTCGGCCCAATGCGCGACGTGAAGCCGGTCGACAAGCCGCTCTTCCGCCGCTATGACGACAAGGATCTCAGCGATCTCGAGAACTATCCCACGGAGCGTCCGCGCGATCTCCGCGAGCGCATCGCACCATTCCTCAAACGGCTCGAACTAATGCAGAAGCTTAATGACTTCCTTGCCAGCGAACACGTTGCCGCAGTGGTCGTTCCCAGCCGCGATGGCGCGAATTCCGGAGGGTCCGGCGGCACCATCTTCGATGACAGCGGCGCCGCTCTCGGCTGGTTCGTCTATAAGCGCGAAGATGCGATGAAGGTTCCCGTCGTCGTCACTGCGATCGAAAATTATGGGCGCGTTTATCGCCTGCTCCAGGAGCACGTTCCGGTAACGATGGAAATGGACGTCCAAACCAAGTTCACCGGCGACCACCAGCACGGCTTCGATACCATTGCCGAAATTCCCGGCACTGATCCCAACCTGAAGGACCAGGTTGTAATGGTCGGTGGCCACCTCGATTCTTGGGCTTCTGGCACTGGCGCCACCGATAACGGCGCCGGCAGTGTCGTCGCGATGGAAGTCATGCGCATCCTGAACGCTCTGCACGTCAAGCCGCGACGCACCATCCGCATCGGCCTTTGGAGCGGCGAAGAAGAAGGAATTTTCGGATCCGAAGGCTACGTCAAGCAGCACTTCGGATATGCGCCTCGTTCAACCGCTCCGGACCAGATGGCATTGCCGGAGTTTATCCGCGACTATGCCGGTCCGTTGCAGTTGAAACCCGAACAGAAACTGGTCTCCGGTTACTTCAACATCGACAATGGCACCGGGAAAATTCGCGGGGTCTACCTCCAGGGCAATGCGGCGGTTGCGCCGATCTTCCGCCAATGGATCGAGCCGCTGAAAGATCTCGGCGTTACCACGTTGACTATGCGCAACACCGGCGGCACCGACCACCTGTCGTTCGACGCCGTCGGCATCCCCGGCTTCCAGTTCATCCAGGACCCGATGGATTACGACTCGCGCACGCACCACAGCAACATGGATACATACGAACGACTGCAACCGGCCGACTTGGCACAGATCGCGACCGTCGAGGCGATCTTCGTCTACAACACGGCCATGCGCGACCAGATGTTGCCTCGCAAACCGTTGCCGCATCCGGAACTCGAACGGGAGAAGATGGCGCCGTTGAAGAAAGTCATGCCGGGAGCGCCAGAGGGTGGCGTCAACGAGGTGCACCAGTCACAGCCCCAGCCGTAA
- the priA gene encoding primosomal protein N' — translation MPQFCDVALPVPLDANFTYRIPPGLSPVVGARVIVPFRTTKLIGIVVRLHDEEPKYKLKNIGLVLDSEPVLDAHLISLGEWIASYYIAPLGEVLRTMLPLGAEFRKATGYRITERGSEALYESATLGSSRRSKSSPEHQITEYAVLDYLAEGELVREDTIRSATGATKQLLRSLTSKKWIAREDLSGVRDARRVVKIAVLVEVKGKLNANQQTIIDFLQSRSARTPVDELRQLAVPRTTLQTLVKRGIIRIEEEAAELTRSGMQPRKTLEFLFTPAQQQALKAIRESVAKRQFAVSLLHGVTGSGKTAVYLAAMQQVLQEGRGAILLVPEIGLTPAVSADLHSIFGDQVAILHSSLSDDERAEQWHRIRRGEARIVVGTRSAIFAPVHDLALIIVDEEHDHSYKQEETPRYHARDVAAVRAKMLGASVVLGSATPSLESYNNTSKGKYQLIELPDRVQERPLPEVELIDMRNEFQQTGHEQVLSRRLIEEVTARLERGEQAMILLNRRGYSAFVMCRACGDTIKCRNCEISLTHHKREHKLMCHYCGYQQAIPKTCPKCGSEYVQFLGTGSEKLEDMMHKAFPTARVGRMDRDTVRGHDDFERILTAFQAGEIDLLVGTQMIAKGHDVHGVTLVGVVGADTALSLPDFRAAERTFQLLTQVAGRAGRGTTPGKVVLQTYFPDHYAVQFAAAHDFAGFYDKELRFRGWMHYPPFTALANVLVRSDKLDDAMNYSGILGRWFESQSKDRIRVLGPAAAPIVRLKRDYRYHFLLKSPSREKLNALLRAMLQHAGKMKIPRTNVVIDVDAVTLM, via the coding sequence ATGCCCCAGTTCTGCGACGTTGCCCTTCCGGTTCCGCTGGATGCGAACTTCACCTATCGCATCCCCCCGGGCCTGTCGCCGGTCGTGGGCGCCCGCGTCATCGTCCCCTTCCGCACCACCAAACTGATCGGCATCGTCGTTCGTCTCCATGACGAAGAACCCAAATACAAATTAAAAAACATTGGACTAGTCCTCGACTCCGAGCCCGTTCTCGACGCGCATCTGATTTCGCTCGGCGAGTGGATCGCAAGCTATTACATCGCGCCTCTCGGCGAAGTCCTTCGCACGATGCTTCCGTTAGGTGCGGAATTCCGCAAGGCAACCGGATATCGCATCACCGAGCGCGGTTCGGAAGCCCTGTACGAATCCGCAACGCTAGGTTCCTCGCGCCGCAGCAAGTCTTCACCTGAACACCAGATCACCGAATACGCAGTTCTCGACTATCTCGCCGAAGGCGAACTGGTTCGCGAGGACACGATTCGCTCAGCCACAGGCGCAACAAAGCAGCTTCTGCGCAGCCTGACCTCGAAGAAGTGGATCGCTCGCGAGGACCTCTCGGGCGTTCGCGACGCGCGACGAGTCGTGAAGATCGCTGTTCTCGTCGAAGTCAAAGGCAAACTCAACGCCAACCAGCAGACCATCATCGACTTCCTGCAATCGCGCTCAGCACGAACTCCAGTCGATGAGCTTCGCCAACTCGCCGTTCCGCGAACGACGCTGCAAACGCTGGTGAAACGCGGAATCATCCGCATCGAGGAAGAAGCGGCAGAGCTGACGCGCAGCGGAATGCAGCCGCGCAAGACGCTGGAATTCCTCTTCACTCCCGCGCAACAGCAAGCCCTGAAGGCGATCCGCGAGTCGGTCGCGAAGCGTCAGTTCGCGGTCTCGCTCCTGCACGGAGTAACAGGATCAGGAAAGACTGCGGTTTACCTTGCGGCCATGCAGCAAGTGCTTCAGGAAGGTCGTGGAGCGATTCTCCTCGTCCCCGAGATCGGCCTTACACCAGCGGTTTCCGCCGATCTGCACAGCATCTTCGGTGATCAGGTCGCAATCCTGCACTCGTCGCTCTCGGACGACGAGCGCGCCGAGCAATGGCATCGCATTCGCCGAGGCGAAGCCCGAATTGTCGTCGGCACGCGCTCGGCCATCTTCGCACCCGTTCACGACCTTGCGCTCATCATCGTCGACGAAGAGCACGACCATTCCTACAAGCAGGAAGAAACTCCACGCTACCACGCGCGCGACGTCGCTGCAGTTCGCGCCAAGATGCTCGGCGCATCGGTTGTGCTCGGTTCCGCAACACCATCGCTTGAGTCCTACAACAACACGTCAAAAGGTAAGTATCAGCTGATCGAATTGCCGGATCGTGTCCAGGAACGGCCGCTGCCCGAGGTCGAATTGATCGACATGCGCAACGAATTCCAGCAGACAGGACACGAACAGGTCCTGTCGCGACGGCTGATTGAGGAAGTCACGGCGCGGCTGGAGCGCGGAGAGCAGGCAATGATCCTGCTGAATCGTCGCGGCTATTCAGCCTTCGTGATGTGTCGCGCTTGCGGAGACACGATCAAGTGCCGGAATTGCGAGATCTCGCTGACGCATCACAAGCGCGAGCATAAGCTGATGTGTCATTACTGCGGCTATCAGCAGGCAATCCCGAAGACCTGCCCGAAGTGCGGCAGCGAGTACGTGCAGTTCCTCGGGACTGGTTCGGAGAAGCTCGAGGACATGATGCATAAGGCATTCCCGACCGCGCGCGTCGGCCGCATGGATCGCGACACGGTTCGTGGCCACGACGATTTCGAGCGCATCCTGACAGCCTTCCAGGCCGGCGAAATCGATCTGCTCGTCGGGACTCAGATGATCGCCAAGGGCCACGATGTCCATGGGGTCACTTTGGTGGGGGTTGTTGGCGCCGATACAGCGCTAAGCCTGCCCGATTTCCGCGCCGCGGAACGCACGTTCCAGTTGCTGACGCAGGTCGCAGGCCGCGCCGGACGCGGAACCACGCCCGGAAAGGTCGTCCTGCAGACATATTTCCCGGATCACTACGCGGTGCAATTCGCCGCCGCACATGACTTCGCGGGCTTCTACGACAAGGAACTGCGCTTCCGAGGCTGGATGCATTACCCGCCGTTCACGGCTCTCGCCAATGTGCTGGTACGCAGCGACAAGCTGGATGATGCGATGAACTATTCGGGCATTCTTGGCCGATGGTTTGAGAGCCAGAGCAAAGACAGGATCCGCGTGCTGGGCCCCGCCGCAGCGCCAATCGTGCGCCTAAAACGGGATTACCGCTATCACTTCCTGCTCAAGTCTCCGAGCCGCGAGAAACTGAATGCGCTGTTGCGGGCAATGCTCCAGCACGCGGGCAAGATGAAGATTCCGCGGACGAATGTGGTGATTGACGTCGATGCGGTGACGTTGATGTGA
- the rpoZ gene encoding DNA-directed RNA polymerase subunit omega, whose product MELVKGFDSNYRYVLVAARRARQLQNGAKPMVETTSRKPCRIAEAEIHADKVKWIIPEKQKTAAEAANELLDQALSNKEEA is encoded by the coding sequence ATGGAGTTAGTAAAAGGATTCGACAGCAACTATCGATACGTACTGGTGGCGGCGCGCCGCGCGCGTCAGCTTCAGAACGGCGCCAAGCCGATGGTCGAAACGACCTCGCGCAAACCCTGCCGTATTGCCGAAGCGGAAATCCACGCCGACAAGGTCAAGTGGATCATCCCGGAAAAGCAGAAGACGGCGGCCGAAGCAGCCAACGAACTGCTCGACCAGGCGCTCAGCAACAAGGAAGAAGCGTAG
- a CDS encoding PilZ domain-containing protein — MGGNIISRLLFDCRHQFSWPRRDENGDYYQLCVACGAKYQYDWTRMRRLEPVDDTPKPEDNKSGLRRCGRKSAWTPRERRLRHEVPVQFRVKGTEEWLQGTTENISKSGVLFRSPLSMEPETKLELKFEMPKELTGDAPAEVVCQGSVRRVIANPATKKQPPTFNIACAVAGYDFIALNPQPQALVDKAKSPESVSSPGATVVEFMKRQRRVR, encoded by the coding sequence ATGGGTGGGAACATCATCAGCCGTCTCCTGTTCGATTGCCGTCACCAGTTCTCCTGGCCACGCCGCGACGAAAATGGCGACTATTACCAGCTTTGCGTCGCTTGTGGCGCAAAGTACCAGTACGACTGGACGCGAATGCGCCGGCTCGAACCGGTCGATGACACCCCAAAACCCGAAGATAACAAGTCAGGCCTGCGGCGGTGCGGACGCAAGTCGGCGTGGACGCCGCGCGAACGCCGTCTGCGACATGAGGTCCCCGTGCAATTCCGCGTGAAGGGTACGGAAGAATGGTTGCAGGGCACCACTGAGAACATCAGCAAGTCAGGCGTGCTGTTCCGTTCGCCGCTCTCGATGGAACCGGAAACGAAGCTCGAGCTGAAGTTCGAAATGCCGAAGGAATTGACGGGCGACGCTCCAGCCGAAGTCGTCTGCCAGGGCTCGGTTCGCCGCGTCATCGCGAATCCCGCCACGAAGAAGCAGCCTCCGACGTTTAACATTGCCTGCGCCGTTGCGGGATACGACTTCATAGCCCTCAACCCGCAGCCTCAGGCCCTTGTTGACAAAGCCAAGAGCCCAGAATCGGTGTCGTCCCCCGGTGCGACAGTCGTGGAATTCATGAAGCGCCAGCGACGCGTTCGATAA
- a CDS encoding uracil-DNA glycosylase yields the protein MNSTTREALVERLRFYREMGIYDLYRRPVEFATDTAVIDTIAASESEPMPKKLPVLQDRPAALTFIREDLGDCTRCKLHKQGRKQIVFGVGNPNAELMFVGEGPGADEDEQGEPFVGRAGQLLNNMIAAMGLQREQVYIANVVKCRPPGNRTPERDECDTCGPFLMRQIAVIRPKVIVALGAVAAKTLLGVNDSMINLRGRFYEFSPMLPKNASERDPSWEGAKLAVTYHPAYLLRDPRQKKEAWRDLQMVMVELGLKGK from the coding sequence ATGAACTCCACCACCCGCGAAGCTCTAGTCGAACGTCTGCGCTTCTACCGCGAGATGGGTATCTACGATCTCTATCGTCGGCCGGTGGAGTTCGCGACCGACACTGCCGTGATTGATACAATCGCAGCGTCCGAATCCGAGCCCATGCCTAAGAAACTGCCCGTACTTCAGGATCGTCCTGCGGCCTTGACGTTCATTCGCGAAGACCTCGGCGACTGCACGCGCTGCAAGCTGCACAAGCAAGGACGCAAGCAGATCGTCTTTGGCGTCGGGAATCCGAATGCCGAACTGATGTTCGTCGGTGAGGGGCCGGGGGCGGATGAAGATGAGCAGGGCGAGCCCTTCGTCGGGCGAGCCGGCCAGTTGCTCAACAACATGATTGCCGCCATGGGACTCCAGCGCGAGCAGGTCTACATCGCCAACGTCGTGAAGTGCCGTCCCCCGGGGAACCGCACCCCCGAGCGCGACGAGTGCGACACCTGCGGTCCGTTCCTGATGCGCCAGATCGCCGTCATCCGGCCCAAGGTCATCGTGGCCCTCGGAGCCGTCGCGGCCAAAACGCTGCTCGGCGTCAACGACTCCATGATCAACCTCCGCGGCCGTTTCTACGAGTTCTCGCCCATGCTCCCGAAGAACGCCTCCGAGCGCGACCCCTCCTGGGAAGGCGCGAAACTGGCCGTCACCTACCACCCCGCCTACCTGCTGCGCGACCCCCGCCAGAAGAAAGAAGCCTGGCGCGACCTGCAGATGGTTATGGTGGAACTGGGATTAAAGGGAAAGTAG
- a CDS encoding response regulator — protein sequence MRAIIVDDEELSRAVLRELVTPHADVEIVAECINGFDAVKAVNELHPDLVFLDIQMPKLDGFEVLELIGSDHVVIFVTAYDQYALRAFEVHAVDYLLKPFGAERFEAALTRARQRMGQHQPVPADLATAARAPGQHADRIVLRDGSDVHIIPIAKLDYAEAQDDYVALASEGKKRLKQQTISSLEQSLDPARFLRIHRSYILNLDRLKKLEPYGKDTHVAILTDGTRLPVSRSGYSRLRSILDAKS from the coding sequence ATTCGCGCCATCATCGTCGACGACGAAGAACTCTCGCGCGCCGTCCTTCGCGAACTTGTCACCCCGCACGCCGACGTCGAAATCGTTGCCGAGTGCATCAACGGTTTCGATGCCGTCAAGGCCGTCAACGAACTCCACCCCGACCTCGTCTTCCTCGACATCCAGATGCCTAAACTCGACGGCTTCGAAGTCCTCGAACTCATCGGCAGTGATCACGTAGTCATCTTCGTCACCGCTTACGATCAGTACGCGCTCCGGGCCTTCGAGGTCCACGCCGTCGACTACCTGCTCAAGCCTTTTGGCGCCGAGCGCTTCGAAGCCGCGCTCACGCGCGCCCGCCAGCGTATGGGCCAACACCAACCCGTTCCCGCCGATCTGGCAACGGCCGCGCGCGCGCCTGGACAGCACGCCGACCGGATCGTCCTCCGCGACGGCAGCGATGTGCACATCATCCCAATCGCCAAACTCGACTATGCCGAAGCCCAGGACGATTACGTCGCGCTCGCCTCAGAAGGGAAGAAGCGCCTCAAGCAGCAAACCATCTCCAGCCTCGAGCAGTCGCTCGATCCCGCGCGTTTCCTGCGCATTCACCGCTCCTACATCCTCAACCTCGACCGCCTGAAGAAACTCGAACCCTACGGCAAGGACACCCACGTCGCCATCCTCACGGATGGCACCCGCCTGCCGGTTTCGCGCAGCGGCTACTCACGCCTGCGCTCAATCCTGGACGCGAAGTCGTAA